In a genomic window of Nodosilinea sp. E11:
- the rsfS gene encoding ribosome silencing factor: protein MTHSSHRQPTTATSASPTAEAEDDALKLAYAIAAAADERKAGNITIMQVGDVSYLADYFVVATGFSAVQVRAITRSIEAILETDYNRRPLRVEGQGEGSWIVMDYGEVMVHIFMPEARDFYDLEAFWGHATQLVYQPSGQHFSPSQF, encoded by the coding sequence ATGACCCATTCTTCCCACCGTCAGCCGACAACCGCTACCTCTGCCTCCCCTACAGCTGAGGCAGAGGATGACGCCTTGAAGTTGGCCTATGCCATTGCCGCTGCTGCCGACGAGCGCAAAGCAGGCAACATCACAATCATGCAGGTGGGGGATGTATCGTATCTAGCCGATTACTTTGTGGTAGCCACCGGCTTTTCGGCGGTGCAGGTACGGGCCATTACCCGCTCGATCGAAGCTATTCTCGAAACCGACTACAACCGTCGTCCGTTGCGGGTCGAAGGTCAGGGTGAAGGCAGCTGGATTGTGATGGACTACGGCGAGGTGATGGTCCATATCTTTATGCCCGAGGCGCGGGACTTTTATGATTTAGAGGCCTTTTGGGGCCACGCCACTCAACTGGTCTACCAACCCTCAGGCCAGCACTTCAGCCCGTCCCAGTTCTAA
- a CDS encoding CGLD27 family protein, with the protein MPQRCPVPAEQQPLNEYQDVQESWFYGWGSRDLTGYLKPLIVLWLAGGAVAGPMAAASFMPAKHPLLFSLSAAMGALVLPLLALLQLYVGWAHVGGRLRQTTVPYEESGWYDGQLWVKPEDVSNRDRLIVDYQVQPVLRRIRRTLGGMALLLALGLILWPR; encoded by the coding sequence ATGCCTCAACGATGTCCGGTACCGGCTGAGCAGCAGCCCCTCAACGAATACCAAGACGTACAAGAGTCCTGGTTTTACGGCTGGGGCAGCCGCGATTTGACAGGCTACCTCAAGCCGCTGATCGTGCTGTGGCTGGCAGGCGGTGCCGTTGCCGGGCCAATGGCCGCCGCTAGCTTTATGCCCGCTAAACATCCTCTCCTCTTTAGCCTTAGTGCGGCTATGGGGGCGCTAGTGCTGCCGCTGCTGGCCCTGCTCCAGCTCTACGTGGGGTGGGCCCATGTGGGCGGGCGGCTGCGTCAAACCACGGTGCCCTACGAAGAATCGGGCTGGTACGACGGTCAGCTCTGGGTTAAGCCAGAGGACGTGTCGAATCGCGATCGCCTGATCGTAGACTACCAGGTACAACCTGTGCTCCGGCGCATTCGTCGCACCCTAGGGGGCATGGCCCTCCTGTTAGCGCTAGGGCTAATTCTTTGGCCTCGCTAG